The Toxotes jaculatrix isolate fToxJac2 chromosome 17, fToxJac2.pri, whole genome shotgun sequence genomic interval ctctgctgctgaagcAGGTGAATATGAAGCAACGATGTAAGAAGTGGATTAGAAAAAGCTCATCTTATTTGAATAAAGAACGACTTTGCAGTAACTATTTACTTTGGTTAAAAAAATCTACCAGACTACAGGCCGTCCAATGATCAGCTATTGATATAAATGTATTGATTGAGCCATTAAGCCTTTATATATGCAGCCTGTTATAATGACTATAATGTGAATGTTCACCAATAAGCAAACGCGATCCCGCCAATGTAACGCTATCACAGTCTATAAGAGGATTGACTCTGCAGACAACAAAGTACTAGAAATTACTAATTCCCTGTACCGTTAGAGGTCATTCACACCACAGATATCCAGCAAATCTCTGCTCTTGTACGATCACGACGCGACGCTCCTCGTACGTCCAGTTCATGTCCGTTTCACCACATTATTTCCTCCCAAGTCAGCCGGTTCATTGTTCATGCAGATGCTCTTCTTGGCTTCAGTGACTGCGGGTTGGATTCACGTCCAACGAGCCGCTCAGACACTCCCAGACTCCCGTGTACTGCGCATGCTCTCTACTTATCGGATGAGCTCAGCTGTGACAAATGCTGCATTCAGGTGCTGCTCGCGAGGTGTCAAACTGAGAAAatcatacatttatatattcGTGTTTTTGGTTATTAACAGTACCGAAACGCAACGTTTTAGGATCAATTTACTAACAATTCACTAATAGTGTAGCTTTTGGTTCTGTGATGGAAATGACAGGAAAAGGAAATTGActtcaaacattaaaatgaaaaccatAGGTAATAAAAACAATcgtgtttatttacatgtcaAAGAGTGAGAAAGTATTGTTTTTAACCTCAGCTGAATATCCAACATGCTCTGATCGTGTCACTTTTAGCTCATGATTAATTTGTCAAACTACActgttacatttacattcatctCTTCCCAGTAATTTCTattatacatttaaatgaacttTATTGTagggacaaaaaaataaacatgcagtaAAACATATTTCCACTGTAGTTGCTTGAAGGACCATACAATAGGATAATTAAGAAGACAGAAGCTTTAAAGGCCCACTCAACAGTGTAAAATATGAACCTCGAATGACCCTAGGTtatttttctcaaaataaattaacatcttGCCTCTGCATATGTAGGGTGTTGGAAAGAAACTGAAGGCTGAATAGAACATGCATTGCAACAATTCATTTATTCTTGTAACAAAAATGTttatgagaaaaacaacattaagtAATTTTCAGTTACATCAAACACACCCCTATCCCATCTTCACCAAATCAAACTTCCAAACctaataatagtttttaatgtatataaaaggaaaataatattACACAGGAAACTTCAGTCCATTTACAAGTCCAGCTCAGCTGTAGAAATACTAAAATCTTGGAGCACCGTAGTCATCAGGCATCCGTTCAATATTATACCTGTAtttaaaaatagagaaaaataagtgtttgtgtctgcttttGGCGAAGCTGATACTGACTCAAGGACAAAGTCTCTCATTTTGtgcaaaagcacacaaacataaagctgatacatttttttgtggTGTACCTGTGGTTTGAGATGTACATGATGGGTACTCCTGGGATCTTCCTGACTCTTCTCTTTAGATCTCTGTCCACAGTAGCCAGGATGTAACACTTGtgctgtggaaatatttttatgCATGTTATATCTGCCCCTCATAATCCACATTATCTCCATCTATTGATTTCAGTGCCGTCTGTCATATGCTATTTTTATTCTCCCAAGAGAATATATGTATTGTGCTGCATAATATATTACCTGTGTAACCCTTTGGACTAAACAGTCATCGGCATATGTTCCTTTGTGTGTGCACGGCAGGCGCTCAAACCTTGGATCCTTGGCTatcctgtaaaaacaaaaccaagcaaAGATTGAAATTgtcaaaataatttattaatgatttaaatAGGTTCATCTCCAAAGTTTCTTTTTAGATCAACCATACTGTACCTGAGCGCAACTCTGTACTTCATTCCAAGCTTTTCAATCTCAGCCATCACACAGTCTGTGATATATGGGATACCTGGATGGGATAAgattgcagaaaaaaagaatgactATGTTTTTATTAAACTATAACAGGTTGAATCATTATAgtatataataaatattttgtaaaaaaGATGATCCTCATCAATACTTTACATTGGACAATAGTACTTACATTTGGCATAAAGACAATCCATCATAGACTGAACAATGTCCAGTTTGGCCTTGATGGAGAAGTTGATGAAATTGGTGTCGACTAGAATGTGGTACGGTGGACCAAGCTGAGTATTGTACTGGAAGAACAGGCACGATGGGTACTTTGGCCTATGCAAAGagttaaaaacaattaaattaagGAGCCATAAACCACAAGCTATCATCCAGTTCAATTCAAATTCAATTTGTGTGGCCAACTTacacttctctctccttcagctctgatggatctttcttctttttctcttttgctttagCTCGGTCTTTCTCTTTTCTACAAAACAAAGAGACTTATGAGGCTTGTATACATCTTTTAAGTCCACATTTCACCTGTAATTGCTTTGGTCTACTGGATTAATAAACTTCATAGTGATAGAGGAGCTGGTTAAACCAGTGGTGCCTTTAGCTCGACAACAGAGAACAATTATTAAAACAAACCAGAACTCACATTCTCTGATCCTTCAGATTGATCATTCGCTTCATTGCAGCAAacttctttgttttctgcttcccctacattgaaaaacaaacaaaaaaacagaaattttgtttagaaaataaatcacaacCAACAGTTCAAGCAGCCTGTTTGaaagcaggagaagaaaagattgttattgtgtttgtggaTGTTTAACAAGGGAGAGTCCACTTCACAGCACAGTGCTGTCACAGGCTCTTTATTGATGGGAGAAAATATCAGCTACCGTATCCCACAGCTGAACATACAGGAAAACAAGGGCTAACTTTAGCACGATCTAGTGAAGCTGTTCAACTGGCACAGCTTGCTTAACGCTAGGCTAGCTAACTTAGCTCAGAGGCTTGCCTGCCAAAAAGCCTTAAACGCCTCATtaataatatacaaaatatcACACTAGAGACAGCAGCTATCAAGACAGCCGTGGAGTAGCTGTCACTCAGTTACAGATTACTTACCATGCTTTAAATGTGAGACACAGATCTCAGTAGCTCTGCTAAAATTGATCCCGTTCCCCTCGTGTACCGATGCGATCACTGGTGACGTAATCAAAAGTCGACACCTATTGTGCGCATTTTCCGGCTGCTAAGCTAGTGTCTAGGAGACGAAGGTAGATGCAGTGTTTAAAAGCATAGCTAAAGggcatttttacatttacaggtTGGATTTGTGTAGTCGTGCTATTGCAATTGGCGTCTTGTGGACGTGCTGTGATGTGCATCTTGATTAACGCCACGCGTTGTTGAGGAGCTTTCTGAAAATACGCTGACATTGTTGGCTAACTTGTCTAGCCGTTAGCATCGTTCGCCAGTCAACTAATGCTACTGGAGCCGTTTGGCATGCTAACCATGCTAACAGGCGTTAGCTTTAGCCTCTAGCTTTACCTAACGCTCCAGGTGTCAATAGACAGTCGAGAATTGGTGATATCGGATTTTTGGAAAATTTTGAAATGTAGTTCATGCAGCTGTCCTGTGACCTTTACTAAAGCTTTTTGAATAGGTTATTTAGCCATCTGGTTGTTTATGACAGTGGCAGCGGATGCCATTTGGAAGCGTTTTGACACCTGAGCTAGCACGTCTAGACAGCTCATCATCCTCACTACCACGATCATCATCATTTGGACTTGTCGGTGGATGGGATTTAGAGTGCAGTTACACCCTAATTGACCTGGTTTCTTTGACTTTGATAGTTAAACAGAGGCTGGTGAGAGTTTAATGACTATTCTTTTGCCAAGTTGTTCATGCATATTTCAGTGCTGTGGATTACATGTAATGTTATTCTCCCACCGGCCAGCATTTCTCCAGGGTGACACTTAAATATTCATGCTTTCTTGGCAGAGCAGTTTACAGTTGAAGCTTCTAAGCTTAATCATTTCTCATCTGTTTGACCAGTGTTGCTCATTAGAATCCACCTCTTGTAAACCTGAActctttgttctgtgtgttttatggtcTAGCAGTTTTGAGCCTAAGCAGTTTTGTCTTCCATTGTAGGAGGCTTGACTAGCTCCTTGGTGCATGGCACTTCTTCTTTGAGCACAGAGGGGTCTGAGTGAAGGCTGAAAGATGGTCTGATGGACCGCCGCTTCTTCCTGACCTTCCTCTTCTGTTCAGTGTCGTGGATCTTCTTCTGGGAGGTGCgctggaagaaaagaaaagaaagtcagattGAGGAATGGCTCCAAGGACACAGCCTCTTTCAATACAGGCACTTATTTGAAGGTCAGTGGGTTACTGTTGTTTCATATGACACTCCTAAGAAGTTCAGTTGATGGTCTTGTCCAAGGTGAAATAAACAGCTTCAGAAATATGCACAAGGAAACTTATGCAGGACAGGTTGTTGGCTTAAAATTGGACAGTTTGTGGTTAGAATAGTTTCTCTAACAATGGACTTATCCAGCACCTATCCCAGTTTCTGTAGAAGTTCATGGGATGAgagtcatgttttcatttgaccCATGTTTAATGCAACAAGATTGTATTGCTTATTGCTTTGTCCCTGGTCATTTTTTGGTTTCAAAACGCTAAAGGCTTACGAAATGCAAGTTGCATTTACGGACAATCAGCACAGGCTTAAATACTCATTATAATAGACTTTAATGAGTGTTTAAGCCTGTGCTCTGGCATTACTGATGCTGAGTTTCTGGCCAGAATGTGCAAGGGGATTTTCATGTGCTGTTCATGTGTCATCCAGATGTACAGACACTGGAGGAACTGAGTCTGAGTGTACTGAGTCGCCTGGAAGAGGTGGTGAAGGAACAGCAGCGCTGGAGGGAAATTGCAGAGGCTCACATCCAGCTGCTCCGAGACTTTGCCTTCCAGGAGTGGCTTTGCTCCCAGAACCTGGAGCACTATTACCATACGTAAGCAATGAAAGGTCTTAACTTTAGCATTTACACTGAAGTGACAAACAGTTTTGAGCAGTCTTCAATTACTAGTTAGCATGTCATGAATGTAGATTTTTcctggcatgttttttttttgtgtgtgacttttTTAATGTCTTGAATTGGTTATGTGGTTTATGGTCATGTTTTAGGCTGGTCAACAAAagctttgtgtatttatgtccaCTTGAGGGCAGCCTCTCCAACCACGGTTAGCTGAGTTTGCTGACACTGAGCTGTGGAGGTTGCAGTGTTTCAGAGGGTCACTGCAGTAAAAAGTATTCTTTAGAGACTGTTACAGTGAGACCCTGCAGCAATGcagatgtttgtgtatgtgcgtgtgtgttgggtACTCTCTGTTGACGCAGTCAGAACTGACTATGATAAGCAGTTATTGCTTCATCAtgacactgtttgtttgtcctgtctgtgtttgagaagAGTcaattgaaatgtttttaaaggtcAGTTGTGTTTCTCAAACACATATAATCATGTTTTTAAGGAAAATTGTTCAACATTTCTAAAGGGACACAGTGTCACTTTTCTGAAGGTCATGATTGTCATGTTGCCGCTGCCTACATTGCTGATTTTTATTCACTGGACTTAAAGAACCTTTATTACTCACACAATTATGGGTGAGTTTCACTGACCAACTGCGTACTGGCCAGAGATGATCTGTATGCTGTAAATGGGTCATTTTAAGTTGTAGATTTACATAAGCCTCTCATTGGCTCTCTGAGAAATAGTGTAAGTAAGAGTTGGATGAtattagtttttgtttggatTACCGTCATTATGACAACAATTAACAACAAACAGGTAGATAATCAGCCATGTCACACATTGTGAAATGGACACAGTAACATGCCAGTAAATTCACATGTTGTGCAACATAAGATAGAAAAAGCAATGTCAGATGTTTTGCACAAGGATTTTTACATTCTGaattgaaaatatgttttaaaatggagaaaatacaTATGATCAGGAAGTGAAGAGTCACTAAAGTGTTAATATTGCTAGAAGATGTTCATATTATTTTAGTAATTATTTAGTATTGTGTGGTACCGTAGTGTTGGCCGTGGCAGTAGATTAATTAATTGCAGCAAAGAGACAATGTTGCAGTAGTAGCTTTCACAATAGGAGATTATATTCTGGTTTTAATCGTTACAGCCATTTATCTAAAAAGCGttttctgctgctgaccttTCCCTTTAAAGCTCTGTGGCAACACTAGATGCAACATGTCATCTCACTAAAGACTTTAGCTGATAAGATTAAGGTTACGCTCGTGCAGAGTTTCACAAAAGCGAATGTTTGAGCAGTGTGTGGGACAACCTGTTGTGTGCAGTTAAGTCAGCAGACTTCCTCAATAAACCTCACATAACAGCAGTGACTCAAGGGTTGTATTTTTCTAAAGGCTGTACTGCTGGAAGCAGGGTTACCATTCTTATTAATTATGTGCTTCATAtagtttcacttttgttttcctctgcagactGAAGACCTTGGGTTGTATGAATCTGGACGATCTATCTCAGTTTGacagtcagctgcagctgtctcTAGCTGCCTGGGGCTACTACTACGAAGACTACATAAAGTTGTCCACAGGCATCAAGATACTCCAGACCTCCAGGGGGAGTCGAGACCAGGACTACGAGATCCGGCTGGTGCACAGCCTTGCGGAGAGGCGTCTGAATGAGAAGTGGTCAATTGGTGAGACTTTTTCTGCCTCAGGATGGTTTTAGTTTGGGGTTGCTTACCACAGCTGCAGAGCATCAACATAAACATAAGATGGATTGTACTGTTGCTAAGTGTTGCTAAGTGTTTTCACCAATGTTTTTACTACAAAAGTCACTGATTATTTGAATGTAACTCAAAAGTGTTGTAATGGAGAAGTTCAGAGTTGCCTCATCTCTTTGTACAGCTcagcattcatttgttttttttgaccttttctctcataaaaacagaGCATTCACTCCTATTGAGAATAAACAcatgataatttaaaaaaatgaataaatgttgcTACATTAAAGCATGAAATCACATAATTTCTTGGCATTTAATGTTGATTCATTTGACATCAAACCATGTAAAATATAGTGCTGCTGGGTTTGTTTAATCATAAAAACAATatcttaaaaagaaaaggaagtaCAACCATCAAAATTTACCCTG includes:
- the fcf1 gene encoding rRNA-processing protein FCF1 homolog, producing the protein MGKQKTKKFAAMKRMINLKDQRIKEKDRAKAKEKKKKDPSELKEREVPKYPSCLFFQYNTQLGPPYHILVDTNFINFSIKAKLDIVQSMMDCLYAKCIPYITDCVMAEIEKLGMKYRVALRIAKDPRFERLPCTHKGTYADDCLVQRVTQHKCYILATVDRDLKRRVRKIPGVPIMYISNHRYNIERMPDDYGAPRF